The segment GCCCGGCCCCGGCACGGGCTGGGCCGAACGGGTGCGTGGGACTCGGTAACCTTGGGGAGGTCCCTTGCATCCCCGCCGGGTCCTGCCACTCACCCCAGGAAGGTGTTCCCACCGTGGAATCCGTGATCGTCGCCATCGACGGGCCCTCCGGCACGGGCAAGTCCAGCACCTCGAAGGCGGTCGCCGCCAAGCTGGGTCTGAGCTACCTCGACACCGGCGCCCAGTACCGGGCGATCACCTGGTGGATGATCAGCAACGGCGTGGACGTCCACGACGCCGAAGCCGTCGCCAACGCCGCCGCGAAGCCGGTCATCGTCTCCGGCACCGACCCGGCGCGGCCCACCATCACCGTCGACGGAGCCGACGCCGCCGGCCCCATCCGTACCGAAGAGGTCACCTCCAAGGTCAGCGCCGTCAGCGCCGTCCCCGAGGTGCGGGAGCTCATCACCGACCTCCAGCGGACCATCGCCAAGGGCGCCGAGCACGGCATCGTCGTCGAGGGCCGGGACATCGGCACCACCGTCCTCCCCGACGCCGACCTGAAGATCTTCCTCACCGCCTCGCCCGAGGCCCGCGCCGCCCGCCGCTCCGGCGAGCTCAAGGGCGTCGACGTGCACGCGACGAAGGAAGCCCTGATCAAGCGGGACGCGGCCGACTCCAGCCGGAAGACCTCCCCGCTCGCCAAGGCCGACGACGCCGTCGAGGTCGACACCACCGAGCTCACGCTCGACCAGGTCATCGAGTGCGTCGTCACCCTGGTGGACGAGAAGCGCGGAGCCGCCAAGTGACCGTGCCCTCCGAGAAGGGCGCCGCCGTCGGCCGACGCATCGGCATCGGACTGATGTACGGCTTCTGGAAGCCGCGCGTCCTCGGCGCCTGGCGGGTGCCGACCTCCGGCCCCGCCATCTTCGCCGTCAACCACGCGCACAACATCGACGGCCCCATGCTCATGGGCACCGCACCGCGCCCCGTGCACTTCCTCATCAAGAAGGAGGCGTTCGTCGGCCCGCTCGGCAGCTTCCTGGAGGGCATCGGGCAGCTCAAGGTGGACCGCGACAGCACCGACCGCACCGCGATAGGCAACGCCCTGGGCGTCCTGGAGCAGGGCGGCGTCCTCGGGATCTTCCCCGAGGGAACCCGGGGCGACGGCGACTTCGCCTCGCTCCGCGCGGGCCTCGCGTACTTCGCCGTCCGCAGCGGCGCGCCGATCGTCCCGGTCGCCGTGCTGGGAAGCACGGAGCGCCGCGGACGGTTGGTCAAAGCACTGCCTCCGCTGCGCGCCCGCGTCGACGTCGTCTTCGGTGACGCCTTCGACGCGGGGGACGGCTCCGGCCGGCGCACCCGCAAGGCGCTCGACGAGGCCACCGTACGAATCCAGGGGAAGCTCACCGACCACCTGGAAAACGCCAGGCGCCTCA is part of the Streptomyces sp. NBC_00250 genome and harbors:
- the cmk gene encoding (d)CMP kinase, with product MESVIVAIDGPSGTGKSSTSKAVAAKLGLSYLDTGAQYRAITWWMISNGVDVHDAEAVANAAAKPVIVSGTDPARPTITVDGADAAGPIRTEEVTSKVSAVSAVPEVRELITDLQRTIAKGAEHGIVVEGRDIGTTVLPDADLKIFLTASPEARAARRSGELKGVDVHATKEALIKRDAADSSRKTSPLAKADDAVEVDTTELTLDQVIECVVTLVDEKRGAAK
- a CDS encoding lysophospholipid acyltransferase family protein, producing the protein MYGFWKPRVLGAWRVPTSGPAIFAVNHAHNIDGPMLMGTAPRPVHFLIKKEAFVGPLGSFLEGIGQLKVDRDSTDRTAIGNALGVLEQGGVLGIFPEGTRGDGDFASLRAGLAYFAVRSGAPIVPVAVLGSTERRGRLVKALPPLRARVDVVFGDAFDAGDGSGRRTRKALDEATVRIQGKLTDHLENARRLTGR